A portion of the Cryptomeria japonica chromosome 5, Sugi_1.0, whole genome shotgun sequence genome contains these proteins:
- the LOC131875974 gene encoding secreted RxLR effector protein 161-like gives MTDCRHLVVPVLQGMKLSVEDCPKSPSMTKVPYVSAVGSLMYAMVCMRLDIAQAVGVLSQFMANPGQVHWDVVKRVFKYLRGTSDYSLCFHGNPSGPRHSLSIHGYVDSNWAGDIDSRRSTSGYVFTMFGGAMNWMSK, from the coding sequence atgacagATTGCAGACATTTAGTTGTTCCTGTTCTACAAGGGATGAAGCTTTCTGTGGAAGATTGTCCAAAGTCTCCTAGCATGACCAAAGTTCCTTATGTAAGTGCTGTTggtagcttgatgtatgctatggtctgtatgagactagatattgcacaagcAGTGGGAGTCCTTAGTCAGTTTATGGCTAATCCTGGACAGGTGCATTGGGATGTTGTGAAGAGAGTGTTCAAATATTTGCGGGGTACTTCCGACTATTCCCTTTGTTTCCATGGTAATCCTTCTGGACCTCGACATTCCTTGAGTATTCATGGGTATGTTGATTCTAATTGGGCAGGTGACatagatagcagaagatccaccagtggatatgtgtTCACGATGTTTGGTGGTGCAATGAATTGGATGAGCAAGTGA